The following is a genomic window from Puniceicoccus vermicola.
CGATCGACAAATCGGAGAAGACCTTCCGCATCGTTAAATTCGGAGTGTCCCGGTGGTGAAAGCACCGTCGTATGAGGCTCCACCATCCGCACTTTGGCAATTTCCTCATTATTCTTTGCAGCTGGCAGCACCCCTCCGTGACCTGGCTTGGCTCCCTGGGAAAGTTTCAGTTCGATCATTTTGACCTGCTGATGCTTCGCCTTGTCGATAAAGGCATCGGGATCGAAGTCTCCGTTTTCATTCCGGCAACCGAAATAACCCGTTCCGATCTGCCAGACGATATCCCCTCCCCCCTCCAGGTGATAGTCACTGAGAGCGCCTTCGCCGGTGTTGTGATAAAAGCCGCCACTCTTCGCGCCCTTATTCATAGCGAGGATGGCATGGCTGCTGAGGGCACCGAAACTCATGGCAGAGATGTTATAAATCGACGCACTGTAGGGTTTCTCACACTGAGGCCCACCGATTTGCACACGCGGGTTCTCCTGAGAGGGCTTTTTGGCATAGATCGAGTGCTTCAGGCCTTCATAGTGGTTATTGTAGAGGTCCAATTCAGTTCCGAAGGGGTGCGTCGCACTCACATCTTTGGCGCGTTCGTAAACAATCGTTCGGTGGTTCCGCGAGATTGGCGTTCCATCCGTATGACGCTCGATAAAATACTGCTGAATCTCTGGCGAAATGAGCTCAAAGAAATACCGAAAATAGCCAAGGACCGGAAAATTACGCAGGATGGTATGTTTGCTCTGAAACATATCGTAGACCCCCAATCCCACGAGGGGCAGGACCACCACATAGCACCACAGGAAGGCCGAGGCGAAAAAACCAATAATGGCGATCCCGAGAATCAGTCCGATCGAAATATAGACAAAGAGTTTTCTCATAAAATGAATCAGTCGCTATTCTTACCAAAGAGTTCCTTCAACTTGGAAAGACTGAACCCCAACGCCTGAGACGGGCCGATGGAAGGCGGCCAGGTCACTTCGGTGTCGTTTACGCGGGCATCCACCAACACGGGTCCGTTCACTGCAAAAGCATCATGAAGGACGTTTTTTAGCTCTTCCGGACGATCGACTCGCCATCCCGGCAGCCCCATCGCCTGGGCCAAAGTCACGTAATCAGGGTTCTGTAACCCGGTCTCCGATTCGGGCAACCCCTCCGCCTCCTGTTCCATTTGGATGAGACCGAGCTTCCGATTATTAAAGATCACCACCTTGATCGGTAACTTATACTTTGCAGCGATCAGTAGTTCGCCCATCAACATATTGAATCCACCGTCCCCGCAGAGAGCAACGACCTGGCGGTCCGGATGCGAAATTTGAGCGCCGACCGCCGCCGGCAGAGCATAGGCCATGGAAGCGAGGTTGAAAGAGAGAGTAAAACGCTGGCCACGACGCATTCCCAAGTGGCGGGCCGCCCAGACGGTCACCGCTCCAGTATCGCAGGTGAAAATGGCATCGGAATCCGTAGCCTCTCCCACGGCTCGGGCCAGAACCTGCGGATGCAACTGATCCTCGGAGCGATCCACCGCGGATTGATGATCGAGGAATTTCTCCCATCGCCCCCGACTGCGCTGGACCGATTTCAAATGAGAATCGTTTTCTTTGGCCTCCGTATGCTTGAGCAACCAATCAAGCGCCGGCCCCAGATCCCCATGAATCCCTTCGGACTCTGCATGACGCCGACCGAGCACCTCCGCCCGCCGATCAATCTGAAAAGTCCGGCAATCCTCATTGTACCATTCGCGGTAGGGAAAATCAGAACCGAGGACCAAGACCAAGTCGGCATCACTCATCGCCGTCACTCCTCCCCGGTCTCCCAACAGGCCGAGGCCGCCCGCGAAATACTCCGAATCCTCGGGGACGATATCCTTCGCCCGCAACGAGCGTATGATCGGCGCATTCCAGTGGGCCGCCAATTCAAAGACTGCCTCGGCATGATGCCTTGAGCCCTCCCCAACGAGCAAGGTAATGGCTTTACTCTCGGCAACGGCACCGGCCAGAGATTGCATCGACTTCTCCGCAGGCTGTATCCCGCAATCCGGCAACTCGGGCGAAACATTCCATTCGAAATCCGGAAGCGATTCCGAACCCGTGTCATGCGGGATGACCAAAGTGGACACAGTCCGACCGACCAATGCGGTTCGGCAGGCTTCCAGAGCATTGGACGACAATTGCTCCGGCTGACGCAGTTCAGAAATGTAGGCCGATACATCACTGAACAGCTCCTTCAAATCGACCTCCTGATGAAAGGAAGAGCCGATTTCATTACCCGGCACCTGTCCCGCGATGGCCAAAACCGGCGCATGGTCTTTCTTCGCATCGTAGAGCCCATTGAGCAGGTGAATCGCCCCCGGACCAACCGTCCCGGCACAGACCTGCAGCCGTCCGGTTAATTTCGCGGCAGCACTGGCGGCGAACGCCCCGCCCTCCTCGTGGTTCACATGAATAAAACGAATCTCATCATCCCGCCGGATAGCATCAATCAGGGGATTGATGGCATCTCCCGGCACTCCATAAATTTCCTTAACCCCGTAACACTTGAGAAGTTCAAGTAGTTTATCAT
Proteins encoded in this region:
- a CDS encoding thiamine pyrophosphate-dependent enzyme, with product MKVKFYDKLLELLKCYGVKEIYGVPGDAINPLIDAIRRDDEIRFIHVNHEEGGAFAASAAAKLTGRLQVCAGTVGPGAIHLLNGLYDAKKDHAPVLAIAGQVPGNEIGSSFHQEVDLKELFSDVSAYISELRQPEQLSSNALEACRTALVGRTVSTLVIPHDTGSESLPDFEWNVSPELPDCGIQPAEKSMQSLAGAVAESKAITLLVGEGSRHHAEAVFELAAHWNAPIIRSLRAKDIVPEDSEYFAGGLGLLGDRGGVTAMSDADLVLVLGSDFPYREWYNEDCRTFQIDRRAEVLGRRHAESEGIHGDLGPALDWLLKHTEAKENDSHLKSVQRSRGRWEKFLDHQSAVDRSEDQLHPQVLARAVGEATDSDAIFTCDTGAVTVWAARHLGMRRGQRFTLSFNLASMAYALPAAVGAQISHPDRQVVALCGDGGFNMLMGELLIAAKYKLPIKVVIFNNRKLGLIQMEQEAEGLPESETGLQNPDYVTLAQAMGLPGWRVDRPEELKNVLHDAFAVNGPVLVDARVNDTEVTWPPSIGPSQALGFSLSKLKELFGKNSD
- a CDS encoding FMN-binding glutamate synthase family protein, translating into MRKLFVYISIGLILGIAIIGFFASAFLWCYVVVLPLVGLGVYDMFQSKHTILRNFPVLGYFRYFFELISPEIQQYFIERHTDGTPISRNHRTIVYERAKDVSATHPFGTELDLYNNHYEGLKHSIYAKKPSQENPRVQIGGPQCEKPYSASIYNISAMSFGALSSHAILAMNKGAKSGGFYHNTGEGALSDYHLEGGGDIVWQIGTGYFGCRNENGDFDPDAFIDKAKHQQVKMIELKLSQGAKPGHGGVLPAAKNNEEIAKVRMVEPHTTVLSPPGHSEFNDAEGLLRFVDRLRSLSGGKPTGFKLCIGRETEFEELCDTMKSTGIHPDFITVDGAEGGTGAAPLEYSDSVGMPLEPALKFVRRTLEERGLHPEIKIIASGKIVTAAQLVKILSIGADLCNAARAFMLAVGCIQAQRCDTNNCPTGVATQKPELIRGLVVEEKYRRVANFHRNTIKATMELMASCGVEKLEDLSDDLFMHGWQWPPEGGTRAG